From the genome of Papilio machaon chromosome 1, ilPapMach1.1, whole genome shotgun sequence:
GCGCGCGACTCGCATACACACGCCCCCGCCCCTGTGCCGCTCCCCGCACACCCCTCACACCCCGCCACGCCCCAGCCTGCGCCTGCGCACTGCTACGTCAACCGCGTGCCCGAGCGCGACCACGTCGCCGCGCAGTACGCCTCCAGCAGCAGTCAGTACACACACTTCATCTTAATATAACCTGACTACTAGGAAGTGATATGATACTTGTTTGTTACAGTGTTAGACGAGATCGAAGGCGGTGTGAACGTGGACGCGCTGAAGACGCGGTCGCTGCCGGCCTTCCTGCGTCCAAAACCGCGTCCGCTCTCGACCGAGGACGACCTACAGCAGCTCTACGCTAAGGTACGCTACACCATTCCTGCATCAACATGTGCCCATTAATATCTGTATCTTATGGCCCAATACCTCttcttcaataattatttacacaaaactTAACTAGTTTAAGAGTAGGGACTCCTCCGATATcaacaagtttttaaaatgcGTTTCAATGTAACATATGCCAGTAAAGAATTGCTTATGTCAGGTAAGTTTAAGCAAGAAACACAAGAACCGTATGCGCAGCGAGCACGCAGCCATCATCGCGCTCAGCAAGTCGCACAGTCAGTTCTTCGACGCCGATGCTGTCATCGTATACGACCAGAGAACCGCACTTTAACCATAGACACACCAACATAAAATGTGTGGCAAACACTCTCTTGAACTTGTGACTTGAATTATACCAAGGGTTGCCAGTTCCCGCTATGTGGCAGtctttgacagctgtcaatcTGACATGTATGTAGTCACAAAACTCGAAGATTTTCGGTTTGATAAAGATCCCCAGATATAGGGAAttgcaaattataatttttgtgtatttttcttCCGCTATAGAACTTCCTCCTACATATCAACAGTAGCAGTATTTGTTAAACGACCTATACAAATAATCGTAAGAATAAGCACACATTTAGAAGTTTGGATGTCTTTAAGgacattttatcttaaaatatcataataagATTCTGGGAGCTATGCATGTTTTATTAGTAATTACTAACTTCATTAAATCCTAGTTTTAAACTAATACTATTcgcttttgaatattttaatagacgCGTCTTATTGGCTGTTTGTCGAAATAACCTTTGCCTAAAATTTTATGGCGccaaatgtaataatatttttttttgtttttgctaataaaacatacataagtCTTAACGataccaaaattaaaaattcagttTAAATTAGCATATTGTGATTGATATTatgtgatataatttaataacgaaATTGTGGcctaataatgttaaaaaaaacaattcggTACAGTCACGTGAAAATGTTGTtacattaaatgtatttcaccTCTGTCCTTTAATATATTCTATGCTATCTTTAAAAGAatgtttaagatttattttgattaattactGTTTCATACAAATGTACTAAAGTTTATGTATTTCGgtgctaaaaaaaaacttcttcaatgataattttacccaattaattatattaaatattatatttcttgtttatttaaatggctgttgttttacaaattaaataaatctatttatgATTTCAGCGTTTGTATCTAGGACATTAGAGAGAAGAGCTAAACACTGGGgacgtatttttaaaatagaattgaagtttttatagCTAGCTAGCTAGTTAATGTTGATATTGGTGTGTTAAAGCGTTTGTTCGCGTCGTGTTCGCTCGTTTTTATTAGTGTCTGAGTACAGATCCGCTCGCGCGGCTATCGCGTGAATCTGTACACAGCTTTATAGTTAAAGCGATATCCTAGCTGTTAATTTAGGCAAAATTGTATATCTACTCTTATCTTTCTAGTATTAAAACTTCGTTTTAATCCATGACAAAGAAACTTTtcaatacataatattgtgtAAGAGCCTgtctgtatttttaaataatgttttttgtttacatattaaCTCAAACCCTCCGGACTCAATCGTGTTGACGAGACTGATATtttctattgaaattattttttaataggtaGTTATTAGtgcttatttatataagtatactGTATCAAGTTTAATGTACTTGTcaacatttcatacattttatagatttactgaattattaattatattaaaaaatgggCTTTgacgttttcttttaatgtgtTTATGTTAACAATTTAGAGATATTAAGTATGTCTAAAGGCCCACATACTAGACGCGGACACATATTTTACGCGTCCGCAAATGATTAGCAGTTATTTTGGAGCTCTTAAGTTATAAGTGTTTGTATTTAGAGACAAGTCGCGTCTTAGTGTTAAAGTTGTTCGTCTATGGATGTGTACTGAgctcaatatattttatcgaCAATAGATTTGTTTAtggtactttaaataaaagttttgtatGCGCATTGTTTGTGGTGTAATTTActattgtcattattttgtcgATGTTGTTTCTCTCCCAGCTAAGAAGTTCGGTCAAGACAATGTGGTACATTGAAAAAGGTATAAAATTTCTGaacgactttattttaaattaaaattaagtagttaaaatctaattaactttaagtgaaaaaataaacagttggcttacataaaacaaaaacactattcaaataaatataaaagattaataCCAACTACGACATCCCGTTCAGGGTATAGTGCGGAATGTGGCGAGCGTGGGGTAGGTGCGCAGACGCAGCAACTCGAGCTCCGTCTGCAGCAGAACCAGCTCCGTGTGCTGCGCCTGCACCTCGCGCACCAGCTGGCTGCGAGCCACCAGCGTCTCCATTCTGATACACATCAACCACTTAGTTATTCTGTAGTCGTATTATATTAAGGAGGGACGTACATACAATCGTTACTAACCTCATCTTGAAAATCTTTCTAACACGAATCGGCTGCAGCGGGTCTTCGGAGAGTCTCTTCTCAGATACTCTCAGGTTTAGTTTTGCTATGATTTGATTGAGCTTATCGATGTCTGCTGTTAACGCCGTGCATTTTagctaaaaattgaaattaactcCTTGCAAACATACATTGATGACTAGTCTCCTTTTTTATaccataaggtggcaaacaaacGAGCTgccacctaaattcgccgaaatagcggagcgactgctgcccatagacacccgcaattgcagatgcgttgcctacgaCGGCTCCTCCGTTacgtacagaaagagaatGTTTACCCTTCCTCTGCATTCCCTTCTCCATCAAATCTTACTTCCCCTTCCCTTCCTTTCtttgtaagaaaagggtgggatgggaaagaggactaaactTAGGCCTACGCTACCACAcacatcagacgaaacgcggaataactttcacttcacgcctgtcaaTTCGTTCAAATGTCCTAAGTCCTGACGACTACCATTATCTTTTTGGCCTCCTTTTCCTttctattattgtttatttctttatatttttcttcttcatCTATAACTATTATGAAAacgttgttttataataacaaaggTAGTTGTAGTGATGTAGCACCTCCATCTCCTCGTGCTTGCGGATGAGCTCTGTGAGGTTGCGGTCGAGCGCGCGGCGGCTGGCCTCCATGTCGCGCTCCATGCGCACGTACTGCTGCTCGTCTGTACATCCCAGCTCCTTGTTCTTCAGGTACAGCTGCAGCTCTTTTGGTATCTACACAAATATTTGCTAGtcaatattaaagtattttatataaacaagtCCTGACGTTTTCGTATCGTACATCATATGATATTGTAGCATATAAGTAACTGAATGAACATTTAATACTTACTTACGATAAGCTATACATTTTTGACACATTTTTGGAAAAGTactaaaaaaactcaaaagatattaaaagaataatagGATTTGCCCGAAATTAATAGGAATTTGGTCTACCTACTGATACacgataattatttaaatccattTTGCATCACCTTAAGACGTTGATAGGAGTATAGTTCCTGCTCCATGTGGCGCAGCTTCATCTTCATCTGTGCGTGTTCCCACTCCTTTGCGAGGATACCCTTGCGGTACTCCATCTGCCTCCGCATCATGTTCAGCTTCATTTCACCAACTTTCTGCAATAAACAACACATCGATTAGTTACAGCATttgtatatactttttatgtaatctatatttaggcgtaaattatttgatccaTCCTTTGAAAATGTTTCTTAACGACTTACAAGAATAACTTCGTTGATGCGTTCAATGTCCTCGCGTAAAATAAGAGCAGCGTCATCGAAGTCTTCCATATGACCAGTAGTGACCACCTCAACTTGCCCGGCAGGCAGCACCAACTGCAAACAAATGGCagtaactataaatatttagatatagaAAAAACCCTTAAGGTTGGACAAATATTGTACGCACGCTGCTGTAAACATCGCAGAG
Proteins encoded in this window:
- the LOC106719267 gene encoding uncharacterized protein LOC106719267, giving the protein ITREQKQAVFALLLKTEMFLQGRVIIVWLSWLVGGICGVVIFLIIICYCRLMPRHQKSFDEQYLKNTYTIKEDHGYSHQDYSRIKHAEVQVQRHSRPASYAGDAEWRRARDSHTHAPAPPAPAHCYVNRVPERDHVAAQYASSSMLDEIEGGVNVDALKTRSLPAFLRPKPRPLSTEDDLQQLYAKVSLSKKHKNRMRSEHAAIIALSKSHSQFFDADAVIVYDQRTAL